Proteins encoded within one genomic window of Komagataella phaffii GS115 chromosome 3, complete sequence:
- a CDS encoding Lectin-like protein with similarity to Flo1p, thought to be expressed and involved in flocculation, producing the protein MTRAEYSNNSKPLKIATLGAGLVGAVAGIALSKLSNVNVTIYELSEKAREVDRGLFKGDIVQYKGAVAYRNVFPMELIMDIPNLPNDTSAWVKDGDIMFFSPLGLTQYGVVALRRTQFLIPRVWQTNFVGMKILENGPSPSVCRRCSASKSGAFGAGAQFGFGDVWALYRPLQETVSDAYVDTGLLADYDLHRALFLFNETRRHFLARVEKQLGYDADTYKSYFSTARNDKEWRARFRQVESPLEWMRENNVEADF; encoded by the exons atgacGAGAGCAGAATACTCAAATAACTCCAAACCTCTAAAGATTGCAACATTAGGAGCAGGACTAGTGGGCGCAGTGGCAGGCATTGCCCTTTCCAAGCTTTCAAATGTCAATGTTACAATCTACGAACTGTCTGAGAAAGCTCGAGAAGTTGATCGTGGATTG TTCAAAGGAGACATCGTCCAATACAAAGGAGCGGTTGCTTATAGAAATGTGTTCCCTATGGAGCTGATCATGGATATTCCTAACCTCCCAAACGATACGTCTGCATGGGTCAAGGACGGAGACATTATGTtcttttctcctttggGGTTGACTCAGTATGGAGTCGTCGCACTACGTCGCACGCAGTTTTTGATCCCGAGGGTGTGGCAAACAAATTTTGTTGGAATGAAAATACTGGAGAATGGGCC ATCGCCTAGCGTTTGTCGGAGATGCAGCGCATCCAAATCAGGAGCGTTTGGTGCTGGAGCAcagtttggatttggagaTGTTTGGGCTCTCTACCGACCTCTTCAGGAGACAGTCAGTGACGCCTACGTAGATACTGGCCTTCTTGCAGATTACGACTTACATCGGGCtctcttcttgttcaatGAGACAAGGCGTCATTTTTTGGCTAGAGTAGAAAAACAGTTAGGCTATGATGCTGATACTTATAAGAGCTATTTTAGTACTGCAAGAAATGACAAGGAATGGCGGGCCAGATTCCGTCAGGTGGAATCCCCTTTAGAGTGGATGAGAGAAAATAATGTGGAAGCAGATTTTTAA